The stretch of DNA TTTACAATTACAATTAGCTACAGTTTTATTTTCTCAGGGAGAACTAAAAACAGGTTTACAAGCTTTACAAAAAGCCGAACAATTAGAACCAAATAATGCTTTAATTCATCTCAAAATTGGTAAAGTTTTGCAGTTACAAGGAGATGGAGAAGGAGCTTTAAAAGCTTATAATCAAGCCTTGATTTTCAAGCCAGATTTGATAGAAGCACAACAAGAAATTGGCAAAATTTATTTTAATGAACAGGATTATTTACAAGCAATTATTGCTTATCGACGTTTAACAGAAATCGACCCTAAAAATCCTGATGCTTATTATTATTTGGGTATGTCGCTCAAAGCAAGAGAAAGAAAAGAAGAAGCAATTAGTGCTTTTCAACAAGCTTTGGAATTATATCAAAATCAAGGTGATAAACAAGAAGTAGAAAAAGTTAATGCTTTACTTCAGGAGTTAAATTAGGACTGCAAATCTGAATTCTAGTTGTTATTAGTTAAACTTTGATTGTGATAACGTAGCAGAAAGGGGCTTTCAAGGTGTAGAAGTAAATTTTGTACACAGCCATAGAAGAAGGCAAAAGCAAGAATTATATAGATCAATTTGAGGATTAAGTTTTTGTCTAATGAGTTAACAAACTTGATATAATTACATAAAAAATTTCCATAAAAAAATAGAGAAAATTTATAAATTTTCCCTACTTAAATCAATGATTTATAATTGCTAGAGAATATAACTATAACCTTTCTCAAATAGTGGAAGTACACCATTCTCATTTATCAGTTATCCGTAGAGACGTGTCGGCGACCTAAGTACAGGACAAAAGTAACAAGTAGCAATTAACTATCAACTATTAACTAAAACCAAGATCTTGACTGCATTTCACCAATCTGAGAACAGCTATATATATTTCTATTACTTAGACTAACTTAATACCTTCAATTCAAAGACATCGTGAGAGCCACCACGCAGAACTGATTCGGTGTGTCTTCCCTGCATTTTTTTGCCCATGATAGTTTCAATTGCACCCCAAATTGCACCCATAGTATAAGTACATTTACGAGGAGAACCTTGGGGTTCGCCAGCAGAACAAACAGTCTCGCTAGTATAGACTTTTATGGTTTCTCCATCTTGTTCAATTTTATCCACACAACACAGACAAGTACCTTCTTTGCCCACAGCATGATTAAGTTTGCTAGCCAAATCTGCTAGAGCAATGTTGCTACCAGATAAACCTAGTTCGTTAACAAGATTTTTACCTCTGGTACGACCAGCAGAAATTAGAGCGATCGCAGTAGCTTTTTCTCCTAAAGCCTCTTCCATCCCAGTAATTACACCTTTGAAGCAAACAATGCTGTTAAAATCGCCAAGTGTAGGACGTAACATACTTAAATTTCTCCTTTTTAATTAATCGTGTAAAGTCTCCGTAGTTAAATTAGAAATGATTGTAAGAATTATTCTGATGAGGGTTAATGAATCCTAGTCAAGTCATTAAGTTAGTACAGGAGTTAACTCTCCAGCTAAACGCTTGATTTCTAAAAAAAGTAACCCTTGTTTAGCTGCTTTGCTAGCTAATACGAGCAATACTGCTTCGTTACCACAGCCAACCATGATACTGTAGCCTCGATCTCCTTCTACAAGGATGCGTTCAATAGTTCCTCTAACTAATTCTTTACCGATTCTTTCTCCTAAAGAAAGCATTGCTGCAGACATCGCTGCGGTTCTTTCTTCATCCATTTCCCCAGGTAGTACAGAAGTCAAAGCTAATCCGTCAGGACTAACAATTGCAGCACCTTGAATATCAGGGGTACTAGCAACAAAATTCTTAATAAGCTCGTTTAAATTACCAATTTTCATGGTGATATCTTCCTTAATAAGTTGTGGATTAACAGAGGTAGTTTCTTCTGAAACGTTTTGATGAAGAAGAGGCGAAACTCGAGACAATTCTTCAGTCAGAAGATGTGACTCTTGTTGAGAAGTATTCGGTTTAATAAATAACTTATGAATTAGATCAAAAGATTTAACTAACCATCCTCTACGCTTCTTTGCTTCAGCAAAAACTTGAGCAGCTTTTGAATTGTTGGAACTCATAAAATAGGTTATCGATTCAATTAAGCCTATGTTCCTAACAAGTTTTTTTTGAGGTTATATGTATATAGTTCCCAAAATTAGGCACAAAGTAACAAAATCGCTTTGACAATTAGTTAGTTAAAGCATGAGATAACATTTGTTGCAACAAAGACATTAAACACTGGGCAACAGATTTACGTTCTCCAGCGTTAACGGTAACTATAAGTGGACGTTGATTCGGATTACGATAACCTAAAGCTAAAGCAATATCTTCAGTTTCCCAAGCTTCTTCACAATCCATATGAGTCAAACCAATGATCATTGGAATTGGAACTTTTTTGGTCATAAAATTGAGAATCTGACGGCAACTGCGAAAATCTTCAGGACGATGAGCGTCTATTAACATTACCCAAGCATGAGCTTTGGCAATAATAATTTCCCACATAAAATCAAAACGAGATTGTCCAGGAGTACCGTAGATATGTAAAACTTGCTCATCATTTAAAGTGAGTTTACCAAAGTCCATCGCTACGGTTGTATCTTTTTTGAGAGAAGCTACCTCGTCAGTAGCAGGGCGTTCGGTGCTAACAACTTCAATCTCACTAATCGTGCGAATAAAAGTAGTTTTTCCTGCTCCAACATTACCTGCGATCGCGATTTTAAATATTTCCATCAAAAATTTCCTAGAAAACGAAGTAAATTACTAACCAATGAATTATTTACTTTAGGTTGAGTATTTACTGATTGAGTGCCAACAGTTGCTAATTTTGGCTCTGGTAAAATCTGATTTTTATTAGTTGATAAAGAACTTTGAACAGAGATATCAAAAACTGGTAACGCTTCGATCAAATCAGCTACGATTAGACCATAAGCAGCCCTTTGTATGGTTACAATGGGTTGATTAAATGCTTTAGCAAATTGCTGCAAAGATGTTTCTCCATCGGCAAATTTCCAAAGTTTAAATTCTAGTGGTTCAAGTTTTAAATTGTGTTGAGTAACTAACTGTTCTAAAATAGAATTTGATTCTGGTATGACAGATTCTAAATGTTTCCAATTAGTTAATTTTCGCAACCCATTCAAAGCTAATTGTCTTGCTTCAATACTTTCCCCAGTCATTTCGCTCCAGGGCATTTTATCTTGGTCGCTAATATCTTCAAACTTAAACCAACCAAAAGAAATTTCAAACAATTTATAAATTTCTTCTAGTTGAGTTTGAAGAATTAATTGAAGTTGTTGTTTAGTTAAACTTCCGTGCTTATACAAACATAAACCTACTGGTTCTATTGTTGAACACAATTGTCTAATACGCTCTTGTAATTTAGGATGATTAATCAAACCTTGTTGTTCTACAAAAGAGAGTAAGTAAGTATTGCTGAAATTATTAGTAACTGAAACTAATTTACCTTGTTCAAACCAAAGATAGTATGAACCTGCAAATTCTTGTTCTTGTTTTTCTGGTGATGGCTTAATAACTAGCCTGCCAGATTTATATCCAGAATCAATAATTTGCAAGATTTCAGCTAAAGAAAAATTATCTAGAAATCCAGTTAAACTCAAGAGGCAATTACCTCCTTATTGCTTTAATTATTTTGCCATTATAGCTATTAGTTTGTCTTGGTTGACCAGAGTAAAAACGCGTAAAATTATCTTTTATAAATAGGTAAAAAAACTCAATTAATTTATTAATTTATCTAGCTTTTAATCGTAAAATAATAATTAAATTTTCTTTCATTTCAATCAATTGCTTTTAAATATTTATTGGCTTGGATTAAAGTTCATAATTATTTAAAAAATAAGCAAAAAGTATTAAATTATTTTGATATTTATAGCGGTTTTTAGATTAATGAGATACAGTTTATTTCCCTGATTGATTGTTGATAACTGGTAACTGTTAATGATGTGCCTCACCAAGAGGGAGAAAGGCTATAGAAAATATTTTGACTAGCTAGATGAATGATTGTTTTTAATAAAAATTAATGAAGATATATAAAGTTTATTTAGTA from Stanieria cyanosphaera PCC 7437 encodes:
- a CDS encoding roadblock/LC7 domain-containing protein, with the translated sequence MSSNNSKAAQVFAEAKKRRGWLVKSFDLIHKLFIKPNTSQQESHLLTEELSRVSPLLHQNVSEETTSVNPQLIKEDITMKIGNLNELIKNFVASTPDIQGAAIVSPDGLALTSVLPGEMDEERTAAMSAAMLSLGERIGKELVRGTIERILVEGDRGYSIMVGCGNEAVLLVLASKAAKQGLLFLEIKRLAGELTPVLT
- a CDS encoding GTP-binding protein, with the translated sequence MEIFKIAIAGNVGAGKTTFIRTISEIEVVSTERPATDEVASLKKDTTVAMDFGKLTLNDEQVLHIYGTPGQSRFDFMWEIIIAKAHAWVMLIDAHRPEDFRSCRQILNFMTKKVPIPMIIGLTHMDCEEAWETEDIALALGYRNPNQRPLIVTVNAGERKSVAQCLMSLLQQMLSHALTN
- a CDS encoding DUF4388 domain-containing protein: MSLTGFLDNFSLAEILQIIDSGYKSGRLVIKPSPEKQEQEFAGSYYLWFEQGKLVSVTNNFSNTYLLSFVEQQGLINHPKLQERIRQLCSTIEPVGLCLYKHGSLTKQQLQLILQTQLEEIYKLFEISFGWFKFEDISDQDKMPWSEMTGESIEARQLALNGLRKLTNWKHLESVIPESNSILEQLVTQHNLKLEPLEFKLWKFADGETSLQQFAKAFNQPIVTIQRAAYGLIVADLIEALPVFDISVQSSLSTNKNQILPEPKLATVGTQSVNTQPKVNNSLVSNLLRFLGNF